One segment of Gemmatimonadaceae bacterium DNA contains the following:
- a CDS encoding sulfatase: MRRFLTVLSMTLLLTLSGCATAVQRGPAEGTQRPNIVFVLVDDLRWDDIGVAGHPFVQTPNIDRLAAEGARFTNAFASTPLCSPSRASILTGQYVRRNGIVDNTARDSASHRLATFAIPLQAAGYRTGFFGKWHMGNDDSPRPGWSHWVAMRGQGEAVNPSLNIDGSRRIVEGYVTDVLTDRVVAFLKDSSQAPFMVFLAHKALHPNVVQANDGTRGAMREGQPEGFVPAPRHAGRYATAVVPRRPNALTPPVRKPALERRLPGLPALSPATGTSDTDIRARLEMLLGVDESLGRLRATLDSLGQLENTVIVLTSDHGYFYGEHGLDQERRLAYEETARIPLIVRYPGVARAGSTPSQLVQTIDFASTMLELAGVRDTVRRQGASLVPLLRGRTVPWRSSLFLEYYTDIVFPRTFRMGYDAVRTERYTYITYRELPGMDELYDLQRDPYQMDNLMGTPRGDAVLPGVRAELQRLITEASR, from the coding sequence ATGCGCCGCTTCCTCACCGTCCTGTCGATGACGCTGCTGCTCACCCTGTCCGGTTGCGCGACGGCGGTGCAGCGCGGCCCCGCCGAAGGCACCCAGCGCCCGAACATCGTGTTCGTGCTGGTGGATGACCTCCGGTGGGACGACATCGGTGTCGCCGGTCACCCGTTCGTGCAGACGCCGAACATCGACCGGCTGGCCGCCGAGGGCGCACGATTCACCAACGCCTTCGCCAGCACGCCGCTGTGCAGCCCCAGCCGCGCCAGCATCCTCACGGGCCAGTATGTCCGCAGGAATGGCATCGTCGACAACACGGCGCGCGACTCGGCGAGCCATCGGCTCGCCACCTTCGCGATCCCGTTGCAGGCTGCGGGGTACCGCACGGGTTTCTTCGGCAAGTGGCACATGGGGAACGACGACTCGCCGCGGCCCGGTTGGTCGCACTGGGTGGCCATGCGCGGGCAGGGCGAGGCGGTCAATCCGTCACTGAACATCGACGGGAGCCGCCGCATCGTCGAGGGCTACGTCACCGACGTGCTCACGGATCGGGTGGTGGCGTTCCTCAAGGACTCGAGTCAGGCGCCGTTCATGGTCTTCCTCGCGCACAAGGCGCTGCACCCGAACGTCGTGCAGGCGAATGACGGCACGCGAGGCGCGATGCGCGAGGGCCAGCCCGAGGGATTCGTGCCGGCGCCACGACATGCCGGGCGCTATGCCACGGCGGTCGTCCCGCGTCGGCCGAACGCGCTGACGCCACCCGTCAGGAAGCCGGCGCTGGAACGCCGCCTTCCCGGCCTGCCGGCCCTGTCACCCGCAACCGGCACGAGCGACACGGACATCCGGGCGCGCCTGGAGATGCTGCTCGGTGTGGACGAGTCGCTGGGCCGGCTGCGCGCGACACTCGATTCGCTGGGCCAACTCGAGAACACCGTCATCGTGCTGACGAGCGACCATGGCTACTTCTATGGCGAGCACGGCCTGGACCAGGAGCGTCGCCTGGCGTACGAGGAGACGGCGCGCATCCCGCTGATCGTTCGCTACCCGGGCGTGGCACGCGCGGGATCCACGCCGAGTCAGCTGGTGCAGACGATCGACTTCGCGTCCACGATGCTGGAGCTTGCCGGCGTGCGCGACACCGTGCGGCGCCAGGGTGCGTCACTGGTGCCGCTGCTTCGCGGGCGCACGGTGCCGTGGCGGTCCTCACTGTTCCTCGAGTATTACACCGACATCGTCTTCCCACGCACGTTCCGCATGGGGTACGACGCCGTGCGGACGGAACGGTACACCTACATCACGTACCGTGAACTGCCGGGGATGGACGAGCTGTACGACCTCCAGCGTGATCCGTACCAGATGGACAACCTGATGGGTACGCCCCGCGGCGACGCGGTGCTGCCCGGCGTGCGGGCGGAGCTGCAACGACTGATCACGGAAGCGTCGAGGTGA